In the genome of Chrysiogenia bacterium, the window CGTCTTGAGTTGAGAAACTAGCTGCCCTTGCTCACCGCGAGGGAGATGATCGAGAAGCCTTCCCTGCCGCATGTGGCCATCACGCGCTTGATGATCTCGAAGTCGATGTCGCGCTCCCCCTGGATGACGACGCGGCCTTCCCACTCCTCAAGGGCGCCGGCTTCTTTCCAGGCGTCCGCGCGCTGCTTGATCTTCTTGAGGATCTCCTGAAGGCCGGGAATCACGAGTGTTTCGCGCTGGCGCTCTTCTTCGAGCTTGGCGACGGCAAAGCCCTCGATGAGGATCACGCCGTCTTCAATGATCGCGCCG includes:
- a CDS encoding biopolymer transporter ExbD, with translation MAGFLNTKRKGIQQPEELQLNSLVDIFSTLIFFLLQLFASGSESVVDGSIRLPISVTEAEIKADTVIGITPAQVGPGGAIIEDGVILIEGFAVAKLEEERQRETLVIPGLQEILKKIKQRADAWKEAGALEEWEGRVVIQGERDIDFEIIKRVMATCGREGFSIISLAVSKGS